A region of the Sodalis ligni genome:
GAACGCATTGCGGGTTGAGTAAACCAGATGTATACCGCCCAGATCCGCAGGCTCCGCATCCAGATTAGCGCTTTCAAGTTCGCCGCGGGCAATCGCGCCGGCAACAATGAATTCCGGTTCATAAATGATCCCCAGCCCGGCGACGGCCGCCGCCAGCAGCGCATCCCCATTGTTCGCCCATAAGTTTCCCTTTATCGCGATTTTTTTGTCGCGCTTAGCGCCAAAAAACCACTCATCGGTATGGGCAGCGGCGGAAATCGTCGAACCAAGACAGTTATACCGGCGCAGTTCAGCAATCCGCTCCGGCCAGCCGTAACGCCGCCAATACGCGGGCGCGGCGCACACCACCATCGAGCAATCGGCCAGCTTGCGCGACACTAAGCGATTGTCTTTCAGCGGTCCGACCCGGATGGTCAAATCCCAGCCTTCATCGATAAGATCCACGATACGATCGTTTAATCCCAGCTCCACCGTGACGTTAGGGTGTTGATGGGAAAAGGCCGTAATCAATGGCGCAATATAACGGCTGCCAAAAGACAATGGCGCGTTGAGTCTCAATACGCCGCTGGCATCGACCCGCTGGGAAGCCAGTAGATTTTCAACGTCATCCAGCTCCGGCAACAGCCGGTTTACCACCTGAAGGTACTGCTGCCCCGCCTCGGTCAGACTTAGCTTACGCGTACTCCGCTGGAATAACCTTGCCCCCAGGCGCGTCTCCAGCGCATCAAGATGCTTGGTGGCCATGGCCGGCGACAAGCCGAGCTGCCGCGCCGCGCCGGATATACTGCCGACACGCGCGGAACGAGAGAAAACCTGCATTCCGGTGATGCGATCAAGCATTGATTTCTCACTGAGAGTAAGAGCTGAATTTATTAATGAGCAGATTATCATGCCGTCAGGAGAAATATATTATCGATCTGACTTTCAACGCCATGAACCGTCGGGAAAGATCATGGTTGCGGCCAGCATAAATCCGCCGGATCTAAAACTCATCTCCGGCCGGATGTTTGCTGTCTTTCCGCTGAGATTCGCCCAGGCGCCATCCTGCTGACATTGACCGATTGGACATTGATGGATAACGGCGCAATCTGTGGCGCTTTTGTCCAGCTCACCACTAGCGCCGCGTTGCTCGGAAATATTGCGCAATTGGTTTACGCCGGACAGCTGCGGGTGATTACGGATAGCGCCTATCCGTTGGCGCAGGCGCGCAACGCGCTGGGAAAGGTCGCTTTTGGCCATGGGGCGGGTAAGGTCCTGGTATCGGTCCAGTCCGCGGGCCGATAAGCCGCTATACCCAGACTTTCATTACCTCCAGGAGATCAGTATGAAATTTTTATTTGAAAACGAATCTTTTTCCTTCGAGACACTACGCACGGCGGGATTCGCCAATTATGGCGGCGCGGATCTCGGAGAGGTCATCGTGACGGCGCGCGCCATTCCCGAGGGGGACGAAACGGCCTGGCTGGAACAGTGGGAAGCCACCGCCAATCGTGTGGCCGCCATCGGCGAGCGTTCCCTGGCGGCCGGGCATCGGGTGAGCGCACGGGAAGCCTTTCTGCGCGCGTCGAATTACTATCGCACCGCGGAATTTTTCAAACGGGCCGCGCCCATCGGTGATGCCGATGTGGCGCGACTGTCCGGCCGCATGACCCAAACGTTTATTCAGGCGGCGCAGCTGCTCGATACGCCTTTTGAACTCGTTGATATCCCGTATGAAAACACCACGTTACCAGGCTACCTGTTCCTGGCCGATAACAGCGGTGAACCCCGCCCGACGATAATCTACAACAATGGCTTTGATTCTACCCAGGAAGAATCCTATGTTGCCATCGGCGCCGCCGCGCTGCGCCGGGGTTACAACGTTCTCGCCTTTGACGGTCCGGGTCAGGGCGCCGCGTTACGCGCCGCAAAAATCACCTTCCGCCATGACTGGGAAAACGTGTTAGGCCCGGTGATTGACTTCGCGCTGACGCGCCGAGAGATTGACCGGGACCGGATCGCCCTGTTCGGCTACAGTCTGGGAGGCTATCTGGTGGCCCGCGCCGCTGCGTTTGATCACCGCCCCGCCGCCTTGATTCTCGATGACGGCCTGCTGGATTTTCATTTTGCCTTTGAACACATGCTGCCGCCGTTCCTGCTGTCATGGATTAATGAGCGGCAAGATGAACGCGCCGATGCCGTGCTGCAACTGCTGATGTCCATAAAAACCGGCGCCCGCTGGGCAATACAAAACGGAATGTGGACCTTTGGCGCCGCGTCCCCCAGCGAGTTCGTCCGTCAGACCCGGCGTTATACGCTGGCCGGTATTGCCGGCGACATCCGGACGCCGACGCTGGTACTGAATGCTGAAAACGATCAGTTTCTCAAAGGACAGCCGCAGGCCATCTACGCGCAGCTGCAAGCGCCGAAGAAGCTGGTGACCTTCACTGAAGCCGAAGGTGCCGGAGAACATTGCCATATGGGCGCCATGTCCCTGGCCCATCAAACCATTTTTGACTGGCTGGGTGATACCCTGTCCAACCGCGGATGATAGAACGATAAGGGCCGGCATCCCTCCGGCCCCATTTCATATAATCGATTATTGATAACAGAAGAAAAAATGTCCGATACTTCACTGCTGTTTACATCAACCCAAATAGGTCGCTATACCGTTCCTCATCGGGTTGTCATGGCGCCGATGACCCGCTCCCGCAGTTCACAGCCAGGGGATATTCCCAATGCCATGAACGCGCAATATTACGCGCAGCGCGCCGGCGCGGCGTTGATCGTTACGGAAGCCACTCAAATCTCTCCGCAGGGGAAAGGCTACTCCTTTACTCCAGGCATCTACAGTCCGGCGCAGATAGCCGGATGGCAAGGCGTAACCAAGGCCGTGCATGATGCCGGTGGGCGTATTTTCTTGCAACTCTGGCACGTCGGACGCATGTCGCACCCGGATTTCCACCATG
Encoded here:
- a CDS encoding LysR family transcriptional regulator, with translation MLDRITGMQVFSRSARVGSISGAARQLGLSPAMATKHLDALETRLGARLFQRSTRKLSLTEAGQQYLQVVNRLLPELDDVENLLASQRVDASGVLRLNAPLSFGSRYIAPLITAFSHQHPNVTVELGLNDRIVDLIDEGWDLTIRVGPLKDNRLVSRKLADCSMVVCAAPAYWRRYGWPERIAELRRYNCLGSTISAAAHTDEWFFGAKRDKKIAIKGNLWANNGDALLAAAVAGLGIIYEPEFIVAGAIARGELESANLDAEPADLGGIHLVYSTRNAFPAKTRVMINFLVDAFQPSPPWDG
- a CDS encoding zinc-binding dehydrogenase, whose amino-acid sequence is MTDWTLMDNGAICGAFVQLTTSAALLGNIAQLVYAGQLRVITDSAYPLAQARNALGKVAFGHGAGKVLVSVQSAGR
- a CDS encoding alpha/beta hydrolase family protein, whose protein sequence is MKFLFENESFSFETLRTAGFANYGGADLGEVIVTARAIPEGDETAWLEQWEATANRVAAIGERSLAAGHRVSAREAFLRASNYYRTAEFFKRAAPIGDADVARLSGRMTQTFIQAAQLLDTPFELVDIPYENTTLPGYLFLADNSGEPRPTIIYNNGFDSTQEESYVAIGAAALRRGYNVLAFDGPGQGAALRAAKITFRHDWENVLGPVIDFALTRREIDRDRIALFGYSLGGYLVARAAAFDHRPAALILDDGLLDFHFAFEHMLPPFLLSWINERQDERADAVLQLLMSIKTGARWAIQNGMWTFGAASPSEFVRQTRRYTLAGIAGDIRTPTLVLNAENDQFLKGQPQAIYAQLQAPKKLVTFTEAEGAGEHCHMGAMSLAHQTIFDWLGDTLSNRG